One Streptomyces coeruleorubidus DNA segment encodes these proteins:
- a CDS encoding NAD(P)H-quinone dehydrogenase has protein sequence MGYVTRIVIIGGGPGGYEAALVAAQLGAEVTVVDCDGLGGASVLTDCVPSKTLIATAEVMTTFDSSYEELGIIVADDTPPLEQSARVVGVDLGKVNRRVKRLALAQSHDITASVTRAGARVLRGRGRLEGMQALDGSRKVVVRAADGSEETLTADAVLIATGGHPRELPDALPDGERILNWTQVYDLDELPEELIVVGSGVTGAEFAGAYQALGSRVTLVSSRDRVLPGEDPDAAAVLEEVFRRRGMNVMGRTRAQSAKRVGDRVEVTLSDGRVITGSHCLMAVGAVPNSSGMGLEEAGVRLRESGHIWTDKVSRTTAPGVYAAGDVTGVFALASVAAMQGRIAMYHFLGDAVAPLNLKTVSSNVFTDPEIATVGYTQADVDGGKIDARVVKLPLLRNPRAKMQGIRDGFVKIFCRPGTGIVVGGVVVAPRASELIHPISIAVDNNLTVEQIANAFTVYPSLSGSIAEVARQLHTRKDTGEG, from the coding sequence ATGGGGTACGTGACTCGGATCGTGATCATCGGTGGCGGACCCGGCGGATACGAAGCGGCGCTGGTGGCCGCTCAACTCGGCGCGGAGGTGACCGTCGTCGACTGCGACGGTCTGGGCGGGGCGTCGGTGCTCACCGACTGCGTGCCGTCGAAGACCCTGATCGCCACGGCCGAGGTGATGACCACCTTCGACTCCTCGTACGAGGAGCTGGGAATCATCGTCGCGGACGACACCCCACCTCTGGAGCAGAGTGCCCGGGTGGTCGGGGTCGACCTGGGGAAGGTCAACCGGCGTGTGAAGCGGCTCGCGCTCGCCCAGTCGCACGACATCACGGCCTCCGTGACGCGTGCCGGGGCGCGTGTCCTGCGCGGGCGCGGGCGGCTGGAGGGCATGCAGGCGCTCGACGGGTCGCGGAAGGTCGTGGTGCGCGCCGCCGACGGGAGTGAAGAGACCCTCACGGCCGACGCGGTGCTCATCGCCACCGGCGGGCACCCCCGTGAGCTGCCCGACGCCCTGCCGGACGGTGAGCGGATCCTGAACTGGACCCAGGTCTACGACCTCGACGAGCTCCCCGAGGAGCTGATCGTGGTCGGGTCGGGTGTGACCGGTGCCGAGTTCGCCGGCGCCTATCAGGCGCTGGGGTCGAGGGTGACGCTCGTGTCGTCGCGGGACCGGGTGCTGCCCGGTGAGGACCCGGACGCGGCCGCCGTGCTGGAGGAGGTCTTCCGGCGGCGCGGAATGAACGTCATGGGGCGTACCCGGGCGCAGTCCGCCAAGCGGGTCGGGGACCGGGTCGAGGTGACCCTCTCCGACGGGCGGGTCATCACCGGGTCGCACTGCCTCATGGCCGTCGGTGCCGTTCCGAACAGCTCGGGCATGGGGCTGGAGGAGGCCGGGGTCCGGCTGCGCGAGTCCGGTCACATCTGGACCGACAAGGTGTCGCGTACGACCGCCCCGGGCGTGTACGCGGCCGGTGACGTGACGGGCGTGTTCGCCCTCGCCTCCGTGGCCGCCATGCAGGGACGTATCGCCATGTACCACTTCCTGGGCGATGCCGTGGCCCCGCTGAACCTGAAGACCGTCTCGTCGAACGTCTTCACCGACCCGGAGATCGCCACCGTCGGCTACACCCAGGCCGATGTCGACGGCGGGAAGATCGACGCCCGGGTCGTGAAGCTGCCGCTGCTGCGCAACCCGCGCGCGAAGATGCAGGGCATCCGCGACGGCTTCGTCAAGATCTTCTGCCGGCCGGGGACCGGGATCGTGGTCGGCGGTGTGGTCGTGGCGCCGCGTGCCTCGGAACTGATCCACCCCATCTCGATCGCGGTCGACAACAATCTGACAGTCGAACAGATTGCGAACGCCTTCACCGTCTATCCCTCGTTGTCGGGCTCGATCGCCGAAGTGGCACGGCAGTTGCACACCCGGAAGGACACCGGCGAGGGCTGA
- a CDS encoding gamma-glutamylcyclotransferase — protein sequence MSLYAAYAGNLDARLMSRRAPHSPLRATGWLNGWRLTFGGEHMGWEGALPTIVEDPVCQVFVALYEIAPMDEESLDRWEGVGLDIYRRTRVRVHTLEGDEQAWAFALNAYEGGLPSARNLGEIADAAESAGAPHDYVMELRKRPC from the coding sequence ATGTCGCTCTACGCCGCGTACGCCGGCAACCTCGACGCGCGGCTGATGTCCCGCCGCGCCCCGCACTCGCCGCTGCGCGCCACCGGCTGGCTGAACGGGTGGCGGCTGACTTTCGGCGGCGAGCACATGGGCTGGGAGGGCGCTCTGCCGACGATCGTCGAGGACCCCGTCTGCCAGGTCTTCGTGGCGCTGTACGAGATCGCCCCCATGGACGAGGAGTCGCTCGACCGCTGGGAGGGCGTGGGACTCGACATCTACCGCCGTACGCGCGTACGGGTCCACACCCTGGAGGGTGACGAGCAGGCGTGGGCCTTCGCCCTCAACGCCTACGAGGGCGGCCTGCCCTCCGCCCGCAACCTGGGCGAGATCGCCGACGCGGCGGAATCGGCCGGCGCCCCCCACGACTATGTGATGGAACTCCGCAAGCGCCCCTGCTGA
- a CDS encoding purine-nucleoside phosphorylase, whose translation MNASLLPDDIQGDPHAAADAAAARLRELTGAETHDVALVMGSGWAPAVDALGAPEAELQVTELPGFPPPAVEGHGGKIRSYRIGNKRALVFLGRTHYYEGRGVAAVAHGVRTAVSAGCKTIVLTNGCGGLREGMRPGQPVLISDHINLTATSPIIGANFVDLTDLYSPRLRALCKEVDPTLEEGVYAQFPGPHYETPAEIRMARVIGADLVGMSTVLEAIAAREAGAEVLGISLVTNLAAGMTGEPLNHEEVLQAGRDSATRMGSLLAQVLGRL comes from the coding sequence GTGAACGCATCTCTTCTTCCGGACGACATCCAGGGCGACCCCCACGCCGCCGCCGACGCCGCCGCGGCCCGCCTGCGCGAACTCACGGGCGCCGAGACCCACGACGTCGCCCTCGTGATGGGCTCCGGCTGGGCCCCGGCCGTGGACGCCCTCGGCGCCCCCGAGGCAGAGCTCCAGGTCACCGAGCTGCCCGGCTTCCCGCCGCCGGCGGTCGAGGGCCACGGAGGCAAGATCCGCTCGTACCGGATCGGCAACAAGCGCGCCCTCGTCTTCCTCGGCCGCACGCACTACTACGAGGGCCGCGGCGTGGCAGCCGTCGCCCACGGTGTCCGCACCGCCGTGTCGGCCGGCTGCAAGACGATCGTCCTCACCAACGGCTGCGGCGGCCTGCGCGAGGGCATGCGCCCCGGCCAGCCGGTCCTGATCAGCGACCACATCAACCTCACGGCGACGTCCCCGATCATCGGCGCCAACTTCGTCGACCTCACCGACCTCTACTCCCCGCGCCTGCGGGCCCTGTGCAAGGAGGTCGACCCCACCCTGGAGGAGGGCGTCTACGCCCAGTTCCCCGGCCCGCACTACGAGACACCGGCCGAGATCCGCATGGCCCGGGTCATCGGGGCGGACCTGGTGGGCATGTCGACGGTCCTGGAGGCGATCGCCGCGCGCGAGGCGGGTGCGGAGGTTCTGGGCATCTCCCTGGTGACGAACCTGGCCGCGGGGATGACCGGGGAGCCCCTCAACCACGAAGAGGTCCTCCAGGCCGGCCGCGACTCCGCGACGAGGATGGGCTCACTGCTCGCGCAGGTCCTGGGACGCCTGTAA
- a CDS encoding PH domain-containing protein, with amino-acid sequence MTSPESQSPAPQPPEPESKDRVYRSVPAIAGGVLLLAIAGWLGIDAVISGEGRTPWMALAVLILIVPLVVAFTLRPAVYAGDDRLRIRNPFRVIVLPWGQVASLKSAYSNEVLTESGAKYQLWAVPVSLRARKKAARREMRATAQARREMGRDEGRGSALGMRAGLGQGLGGGPVPDGPVRAETDRIMDELRGLHEARHRAETAQGEVTVRWAYEVVAPAVAGALLVLILLVVG; translated from the coding sequence ATGACGAGCCCCGAGTCCCAGTCGCCCGCGCCGCAGCCTCCGGAGCCCGAGTCCAAGGACCGGGTGTACCGGTCGGTTCCGGCCATCGCCGGCGGCGTGCTGCTGCTCGCCATCGCCGGGTGGCTCGGCATCGACGCGGTGATCTCGGGCGAGGGGCGCACCCCGTGGATGGCGCTCGCCGTGCTGATCCTCATCGTGCCGCTGGTCGTCGCCTTCACGCTGCGGCCCGCGGTGTACGCGGGCGACGACCGGCTGCGCATCCGCAACCCGTTCCGGGTCATCGTGCTGCCCTGGGGGCAGGTCGCCTCGCTGAAGTCCGCCTACTCGAACGAGGTCCTCACCGAGTCCGGCGCCAAGTACCAGTTGTGGGCCGTCCCCGTCTCGCTGCGCGCCCGCAAGAAGGCCGCCCGGCGTGAGATGCGGGCGACCGCGCAGGCGCGGCGGGAGATGGGCCGGGACGAGGGGCGCGGCAGTGCGCTCGGGATGCGTGCGGGGCTGGGGCAGGGCCTTGGTGGAGGCCCGGTGCCGGACGGGCCCGTGCGGGCGGAGACCGACCGGATCATGGATGAGCTGCGGGGGCTGCACGAGGCGCGGCACCGGGCGGAGACGGCGCAGGGGGAGGTGACCGTTCGGTGGGCCTACGAGGTGGTCGCGCCGGCGGTTGCGGGGGCGCTGTTGGTGTTGATTCTGCTGGTGGTGGGCTGA
- a CDS encoding phospho-sugar mutase: MHDELIAQAQAWLTEDPDPETRTELARLIDTQDHAELAARFSGTLQFGTAGLRGELGAGPMRMNSSVVIRAAAGLAAYLKKQGPPQREGGAGLVVIGYDARHKSHDFARDTAAVMTGAGLRAAVLPRPLPTPVLAFAIRHLGAVAGVEVTASHNPPRDNGYKVYLGDGSQIVPPADIDIAAEIAAVPSLATVRRPTEGWETLDDSVLDAYLARTDAVLAKDSPRTARTVYTAMHGVGKDVLLAAFARAGFPEPALVTEQAEPDPDFPTVAFPNPEEPGAMDLAFAKARATTPAPDLIIANDPDADRCAVAVQEGDDWRMLRGDEVGALLAAHLVRRGATGTFAESIVSSSLLGRIAEKAGLPHVETLTGFKWIARAEGLRYGYEEALGYCVDPDGVRDKDGITAALLITELASQLKEEGRTLLDLLDDLAVEHGLHATDQLSVRVEDLSLIAAAMRRLREQPPTRLAGLPITRTDDLTQGTDTLPPTDGLRYTLDGARVIVRPSGTEPKLKCYLEVVVPVATHADLPAARAQATDLLESIKRDLSTAAGI; this comes from the coding sequence GTGCACGACGAACTCATCGCACAGGCCCAGGCGTGGCTCACCGAGGACCCCGACCCGGAAACCCGCACCGAGCTCGCCCGCCTCATCGACACCCAGGACCACGCCGAACTCGCCGCCCGCTTCAGCGGCACCCTCCAGTTCGGCACCGCCGGCCTCCGCGGCGAACTCGGCGCCGGCCCCATGCGCATGAACAGCTCGGTCGTCATCCGCGCGGCCGCCGGCCTCGCCGCTTACCTCAAGAAGCAGGGTCCCCCTCAGAGGGAAGGAGGTGCCGGTCTCGTCGTCATCGGCTACGACGCCCGCCACAAGTCGCACGACTTCGCCCGCGACACCGCCGCCGTCATGACCGGCGCCGGCCTCCGCGCCGCCGTCCTCCCCCGCCCCCTCCCCACTCCCGTCCTCGCCTTCGCGATAAGGCACCTGGGCGCGGTCGCCGGCGTAGAGGTCACCGCCAGCCACAACCCGCCCCGCGACAACGGCTACAAGGTCTACCTCGGCGACGGCTCCCAGATCGTCCCCCCGGCGGACATCGACATCGCGGCGGAGATCGCCGCCGTCCCGTCCCTGGCCACCGTCCGACGCCCCACCGAAGGCTGGGAGACCCTCGACGACAGCGTCCTCGACGCCTACCTCGCCCGCACCGACGCCGTACTCGCCAAGGACTCCCCCCGCACCGCCCGCACGGTGTACACGGCGATGCACGGCGTAGGCAAGGACGTCCTCCTCGCCGCCTTCGCCCGCGCCGGTTTCCCGGAACCGGCCCTCGTCACGGAACAGGCAGAGCCCGACCCGGACTTCCCGACCGTCGCGTTCCCCAACCCGGAGGAGCCCGGCGCGATGGACCTGGCGTTCGCGAAGGCCCGCGCGACCACCCCGGCCCCCGACCTGATCATCGCCAACGACCCGGACGCGGACCGCTGCGCCGTCGCCGTGCAGGAGGGCGACGACTGGCGCATGCTCCGCGGCGACGAGGTCGGCGCCCTCCTCGCCGCCCACCTGGTCCGCCGCGGAGCGACCGGCACCTTCGCCGAGTCGATCGTCTCGTCCTCCCTCCTCGGCCGTATTGCCGAGAAGGCGGGCCTCCCCCACGTCGAGACCCTCACCGGCTTCAAGTGGATCGCCCGCGCCGAGGGCCTGCGCTACGGCTACGAGGAGGCCCTCGGCTACTGCGTCGACCCGGACGGCGTACGCGACAAGGACGGCATCACGGCAGCGCTCCTGATCACCGAACTGGCCTCGCAGCTCAAGGAGGAGGGCCGCACCCTCCTCGACCTCCTCGACGACCTGGCCGTGGAACACGGCCTGCACGCCACGGACCAGCTCTCGGTCCGCGTCGAGGACCTCTCCCTCATCGCGGCCGCGATGCGCCGCCTGCGCGAACAGCCCCCGACCCGACTCGCCGGCCTGCCGATCACCCGCACCGACGACCTCACCCAGGGCACGGACACCCTGCCGCCCACCGACGGCCTGCGCTACACCCTCGACGGCGCCCGGGTGATCGTCCGCCCGAGCGGCACGGAGCCGAAGCTGAAGTGCTACCTGGAGGTCGTGGTCCCGGTCGCGACCCACGCCGACCTCCCCGCGGCCCGCGCACAGGCGACGGACCTACTGGAGTCGATCAAGCGCGACCTGTCGACGGCGGCAGGCATCTGA
- a CDS encoding RNA-guided endonuclease InsQ/TnpB family protein: MKLVVQVRLLPTAVQAAALEATLRACNEAATWVSGVAFERGEFKNFALRKLTYDQVKSRWNLGAQAAQHTIKKTCDAYATLKANLRAGRLGRPGSARYRRATQKPVAFRPFGAQPYDDRMLSWQIAGRTVSVWTTGGRMKNVAFTASVEQLATLALYRRGESDLVHRDGMWFLNATCEIPEAEPNTEPVDFLGIDLGIVNIATTSDGEIMAGRELNRTRVRERGLRTKLQKKNTPSARRRLNKRRRKEARRAKDINHKIAKHVVAEAERTGRGIALEDLTGIRERVRLRKPQRAAHTSWSFHQLGQFITYKARKAGVPVVHVDPAYTSRTCAECGHIDRANRVSQAWFACRSCGVVAHADRNGSRNIRARAWELWRRGAQSTAPAPPRSRPEGQDANAEPQPVAPVVQARRFSDG; the protein is encoded by the coding sequence GTGAAGCTGGTGGTGCAGGTCAGGCTGCTGCCGACGGCCGTGCAGGCGGCGGCTCTGGAGGCGACCCTGCGTGCCTGCAATGAGGCTGCCACCTGGGTGAGCGGGGTCGCCTTCGAGCGTGGGGAGTTCAAGAACTTCGCTCTGCGCAAGCTCACCTACGACCAGGTCAAGTCGCGTTGGAACCTGGGTGCTCAGGCGGCCCAGCACACGATCAAGAAGACCTGTGACGCGTACGCCACGCTGAAGGCGAACCTGAGGGCGGGCCGTCTGGGTCGTCCCGGCTCAGCGCGCTACCGCCGCGCCACGCAAAAGCCCGTTGCCTTCCGCCCCTTTGGTGCTCAGCCCTATGACGACCGGATGCTGTCGTGGCAGATCGCCGGGCGGACGGTGTCGGTCTGGACCACCGGCGGGCGGATGAAGAACGTGGCTTTCACGGCATCTGTCGAGCAGCTGGCCACGCTCGCGCTGTACCGCAGGGGCGAGTCCGATCTCGTGCACCGGGACGGCATGTGGTTCCTGAACGCCACCTGCGAAATCCCCGAGGCCGAGCCGAACACCGAACCGGTGGACTTCCTCGGTATCGACCTGGGCATTGTGAACATCGCCACCACCTCGGACGGCGAGATCATGGCCGGGCGTGAGCTCAACCGGACCCGGGTCCGCGAGCGCGGCCTGCGCACCAAGCTCCAGAAGAAGAACACGCCGTCTGCGAGGCGGCGGCTGAACAAGCGCCGCCGTAAGGAAGCACGGCGGGCCAAAGACATCAACCACAAGATCGCGAAGCATGTGGTGGCCGAGGCTGAACGCACCGGTCGGGGAATCGCCCTTGAAGACCTCACGGGCATCCGCGAGCGGGTACGGCTGAGGAAGCCCCAACGGGCCGCCCACACCAGCTGGTCCTTTCACCAGCTGGGGCAGTTCATCACGTACAAGGCCCGCAAGGCCGGGGTCCCGGTCGTGCACGTCGATCCGGCGTACACCTCCCGTACCTGTGCCGAGTGCGGTCACATCGACAGGGCGAACCGGGTCTCCCAGGCCTGGTTCGCGTGCCGGTCCTGCGGCGTCGTTGCGCACGCGGACCGGAACGGCTCCCGCAACATCCGCGCCCGCGCGTGGGAGTTGTGGCGACGCGGGGCCCAGTCAACGGCCCCAGCCCCACCGCGAAGTCGGCCGGAGGGGCAGGACGCAAACGCAGAACCACAGCCAGTGGCGCCCGTTGTGCAAGCCCGTCGCTTTAGCGACGGGTAG
- the deoC gene encoding deoxyribose-phosphate aldolase codes for MPSSALTAAHPLKDVTASDSALRRFLHGLPGVDAVGLEGRAASLGTRSIKTTAKAYAIDLAISMVDLTTLEGADTPGKVRALGAKAVRPDPTDRTTPTTAAVCVYPDMVAVAKEAVAGSGVKVASVATAFPAGRAPLTVKLADVREAVTAGADEIDMVIDRGAFLAGRYLKVYDEIIAVKEACGTSARLKVIFETGELSTYDNIRRASWLGMLAGADFIKTSTGKVAVNATPANTLLMLEAVRDFRAQTGIQVGVKPAGGIRTSKDAIKFLVLVNETAGGDWLDNHWFRFGASSLLNDLLMQRQKLATGRYSGPDYVTVD; via the coding sequence ATGCCCAGTTCTGCACTCACCGCAGCTCACCCCCTCAAGGACGTCACCGCGTCCGACAGCGCGCTGCGCCGCTTCCTCCACGGGCTCCCCGGCGTCGACGCGGTCGGTCTGGAGGGGCGTGCGGCCTCCCTCGGTACCCGTTCGATCAAGACGACCGCGAAGGCGTACGCCATCGACCTCGCCATCTCGATGGTCGACCTGACGACGCTGGAAGGCGCGGACACCCCGGGCAAGGTCCGGGCGCTCGGCGCGAAAGCGGTCCGGCCAGACCCGACCGACCGTACGACGCCCACGACGGCCGCGGTCTGCGTCTACCCCGACATGGTGGCCGTGGCCAAGGAGGCCGTCGCCGGCTCCGGCGTGAAGGTCGCCTCCGTCGCCACGGCGTTCCCGGCCGGCCGCGCCCCGCTCACCGTCAAGCTGGCCGACGTCCGCGAGGCCGTCACCGCGGGCGCCGACGAGATCGACATGGTCATCGACCGCGGGGCGTTCCTCGCGGGCCGATACTTGAAGGTGTACGACGAGATCATCGCCGTGAAGGAGGCCTGCGGCACGTCCGCGCGGCTGAAGGTCATCTTCGAGACGGGCGAGCTGTCGACGTACGACAACATCCGCCGCGCGAGCTGGCTCGGGATGCTGGCCGGCGCGGACTTCATCAAGACGTCCACCGGAAAGGTCGCCGTCAACGCGACCCCGGCGAACACGCTCCTCATGCTGGAGGCGGTACGTGACTTCCGAGCACAGACCGGCATCCAGGTCGGCGTGAAGCCGGCCGGCGGCATCCGCACCTCCAAGGACGCCATCAAGTTCCTCGTCCTGGTCAACGAGACCGCCGGCGGGGACTGGCTGGACAACCACTGGTTCCGCTTCGGCGCCTCCTCGCTGCTGAACGACCTGCTGATGCAGCGCCAGAAGCTGGCCACTGGCCGCTACTCCGGCCCCGACTACGTGACGGTGGACTGA